GCCAGGCCTACGCGCTACTGCGCTCGGTGTTCCGCGAAGCGGTGGACGACGGCCTCGTCCCCAGCAACCCCTGCCGCATCCGTGGGGCCGGCGTCGCCAAGGCGCCCGAGCGCCCCTACGTCGCACCTAAGGAGGCCGCCGCGCTCATCGCCGCCATGCCCGCCCATATGCACGTGATGACCACCGTCACCCTGTTCGGGCACCTGCGGCTGGGGGAGGTGCTCGGGCTCCGCCGAGGTGACTTCAACCCGGACGCCCGCACCCTTCGCGTCGAGCGGCAGTTGGTCCGCCTCAAGGACGGGTCGACCCAGATCACCGACACCAAGACGGGGCAGGCTCGGACGGTCACGCTCCCGCCAGGAGTCGCCGCCGACCTCGCCGAGCACCTGGCCGCGAACCTCGCCCTGCCCTCGGCTCCGATGTTCACCCACCCGAGCGGCCTTCCACTGGCCCGCCATCACATCGGTCTCGCTTGGCGCAAGGCTCGCGCCGAGGTGGGTCTGCCGACCGTTCATTTCCACGACTTCCGGCACGCCGGACTGACGTACGCCGCCCAGGCCGGAGCGACCCTCAAGGAGCTGCAGGCGCGGGCCGGGCACCGCACGGTCGCAGCGAGCATGGTCTACCAGCACGTTGCCGAGAGCCGTGACGTCGAGATCGCTAACCGGCTGTCCGCGTTCGCCGTGCCGCTGCCCAAGGCGGCCGGCTCGGAGGCGAACTCCACGCGTTAGTGGCTCTCCGGTGGCTCTGCCCCTGTCCGGCACCTCAGCCGCTCGACGGAGCCAAGCCACGGTTGCGCAGTGTTTGCCCAGGTGAGAGAGCGTGGGAGCAGCGTCTCCGATCAGAGAGCGGATGACGGGAATCGAACCCGCGTAGCCAGTTTGGAAGACTGGGGCTCTACCATTGAGCTACATCCGCGTGCGGTCCGGTCGACGTCAGTCGTCGTCCGGAGCGGTCCGCCGTCCCAGGGTACCGGCCTCGCGGTCGGCTTCGGACGACGGTCGGCGCGCGGGCGGGGTGTGGCGCAGTTTGGTAGCGCGTCCGCTTTGGGAGCGGAAGGCCCCCGGTTCAAATCCGGGTACCCCGACCAGCACGACCCCAGCACGATCCGACCAGCACGATCCGACCAGCACGATCCGACCAGCACGATTGGGTGGGCGCGCGCGGCGCCGATAGCATGGTCGATCGCGTGCCCGATCCCGCCACGCCGATCGCAACCCCAGGAGACCAGCGCAGTGAAGAGTGCCGTCGAGAACCTCAACCCCACCCGGGTGAAGCTCACCGTCGAGGTGCCGTTCGACGAGCTCAAGCCGAGCCTGGACGCCGCCTACAAGACCATCGCGACGCAGGTGCAGATCCCCGGGTTCCGTCGGGGCAAGGTGCCGGCGCGCATCATCGACCAGCGGGTCGGCCGTGGCGCCGTCCTGGAGGAGGCGATCAACTCCGCGCTGCCCACCTTCTACGGTCAGGCCGTCGAGGAGGCCAAGATCCGCCCCCTCGGCCAGCCCGAGGTCGAGATCACCGAGGCGCCCGACCCGGCGTCGGACGGTGACCTGAAGTTCAGCATCGAGGTCGACGTGCGCCCCGACGTGCAGGTGCCCGACTTCTCGACCCTCAGCGTCACGGTCGACGACGTCGCCGTGGCCGACGACGACGTCGACGCCGAGATCACCGCGCTGCGCCAGCGCTTCGGCACCCTCGTGGGTGTCGAGCGCGCCGCCGCTGAGGGCGACTTCGTCTCGATCGACCTCAAGGCCGACATCGACGGCGACGAGATCGACGCCGTCACCGGGGTGTCGTACGAGATCGGCAGCAAGAACATGCTCGAGGGCCTCGACGAGGCGCTGGTCGGCATGAGCGCGGGGGAGACCAAGACCTTCACCGCGCCGCTCGCGGGCGGCGACCGCGAGGGTCAGGACGCCGAGGTCACCGTCACGGTGCAGTCGGTCAAGGAGCGCGAGCTGCCCGAGCTCGACGACGACTTCGCCCAGCTC
This portion of the Angustibacter sp. Root456 genome encodes:
- a CDS encoding site-specific integrase is translated as MTTPRKRRRFGSVRQQANGRWQARYKGPDGRERQADRTFPTRRQAEVELDAIEQRMRTGRWFDPKDQATRLSEYAERVIAGRTLAVRTRELYDDLLRLHIVPVLGDYPIGKVRPADVERWRAGRLKVTGKARTRQAYALLRSVFREAVDDGLVPSNPCRIRGAGVAKAPERPYVAPKEAAALIAAMPAHMHVMTTVTLFGHLRLGEVLGLRRGDFNPDARTLRVERQLVRLKDGSTQITDTKTGQARTVTLPPGVAADLAEHLAANLALPSAPMFTHPSGLPLARHHIGLAWRKARAEVGLPTVHFHDFRHAGLTYAAQAGATLKELQARAGHRTVAASMVYQHVAESRDVEIANRLSAFAVPLPKAAGSEANSTR
- the tig gene encoding trigger factor → MKSAVENLNPTRVKLTVEVPFDELKPSLDAAYKTIATQVQIPGFRRGKVPARIIDQRVGRGAVLEEAINSALPTFYGQAVEEAKIRPLGQPEVEITEAPDPASDGDLKFSIEVDVRPDVQVPDFSTLSVTVDDVAVADDDVDAEITALRQRFGTLVGVERAAAEGDFVSIDLKADIDGDEIDAVTGVSYEIGSKNMLEGLDEALVGMSAGETKTFTAPLAGGDREGQDAEVTVTVQSVKERELPELDDDFAQLASEFDTLDELTADIRGQVERAKKMQQGVQARDKVLDALLEAADIPVPPALVEAEVHSHLENENRLEDDEHRAEVSENATKALQAQFLLDAIVEQEKVSVTQPELVEYLVMSAQQYGMSPDAFAKAVDEAGQVQAMVAEVARRKALAVALEQAKVTDESGNTVDLEALRPQADEVADLEQSDEESDEDADEDTEHTH